Genomic DNA from Emys orbicularis isolate rEmyOrb1 chromosome 18, rEmyOrb1.hap1, whole genome shotgun sequence:
ttctgggatttattaacaggagtgtcatatgtaagacactggAGGTAACTGCcccactctgcttggcactggggaggccacagccaaagtattgtgtccagtttggggcaccgcgctttaagaaagatgtggacaaactggaaagagtccagaagagaccaacaaaaatgataaacagtttaaaaaaccTGCCCtacaaggaaaggttaaaaaactgggcatatttattCTGGAGAAAACAAGCCCGAGGAAGAACCTGattacagtcttcaaatatgctaagggccgttataaagaggacggtgatcaatagttctccatgtccactgaaagcagGACAGGAGGAAATCaggttaatctgcagcaaggaagatttaggttagctattaggaaaagctttctaccTAGAAGAATAAttcagcactggaataggcttccaagggaggatgtggaggtttctaagaataggttagacaaatacctgtcagggatggtctcggTATATTTAGTGCTGCCTCAGTACGGGAAGGTAgtctagatgacttctcaaggtcccttccagccctatgtttctatgattctatgatcatttgCACTTTGGTAGTGAAGGCACGTTGAAGGCAGTTGAATGCAAGGAGTTCCCAGTTCTGCAGGCTCCAGGTTAGCAAGAACCATAATATGCCATGTTGTTGTTAACATGTTTGTCTCTCACTCACCTGGGCAGGTGTCTTTAGCAGCACAAACTACAGTGGCTATGCAGAGTAAAGCAATGAGCGTTTTCTGAGCAGCTCTCCACATGGCTGGTGCTGGTCTCTGCAATGGCAGCTCTGCTTGTCTTCTCGCCACCTTTTCCTCTGCCTCTGGTGTCTCAGCGCCTCCTTCCCACTCTCCACATTCCAGCAGTGTCCACTGAGATTTTTATGTTGTAGGCTTCACAACTGTAGCTAATTAAATGGTCTGATAGGAGACATTCAAATATTAGAGTAGCAGCCATTGCTTCATCCACATGGCAAATACACTCTCATGCAATGACGATTATTGAACAGAGCCAATCTTAACCCTTCCACCCCAAGTTAATTCATGTGAACGAGTCTGCTGGAACATTACAATAGGGGCCCAAGTAATGAGCCCAATCTGACCTTCTTCATCACTTCAAGTCCCCTGTTGGCTTTGGTGGGAACCTTTTGGTGAAGAGGGAGAACAGGACTGGGTGAATTTAATGTGAGACCATAATAACAGCCATATcatgtcagaccaatggtctcagtatcctctcttccaagaatggccagggccagatgcttcagagggagtgaacagaacagggcaattactgagtgatccatcccctaatGTCAGTCCCAGCTTCTAATACTGAAATGGTATAATGTTATTTGCATGGCAGTAGCCCTTGGAGGTCTCATATCAGATTGGAGCCCTATTCTGTTAGCTGTTGTGCATAGCCCTAGtaggagacagtccctaccccaaagataTTACAACATAAATAGACAAGTCAAgtgaagggtgggagaaaggaaatattattagcTCCATTGTTGCAGTACAATAGAGCCCTGATCGTGGTTAGAGTCTCTTAGTGCTCCTGTCATACCAATGAGTCACAATGAAATCTTTTCTGTGTGTCTTTTCCTCTTTAGTTAGACAAGTTGCCTGCCACATGCAAATGGATACCATTTACAGCCCCTGGTAAGCCTGGAAAGAACACAGCCTTGTACATTAACAGTTTTGCAATTACTTGCAAAGGTAAATGGTgtctgtgacactacaccccatattcatcatagtgGTATCATTATAGGATTAGATTATGACATAGTTATAatgcatcttgtacaaaatgtgtttTGGGAGATGTCTATGGAAAAGGTATGATTTGTTGAATACGATTATCCTATtcgcatgcatgtatcattttttatctggagttatgaatattgactatgtatctgtatttcaatgtgcttactctgggtaacacccataactagcctttcaggtacaacaatgaagaagctagacagtgctgatggtccatcagcaaagacaatggaccatggaagagtttagtcttcctgtgaatgctccagacagcctaTGAGTAATGGCTGCCAGGGCATgctagggcatgtgaccagaccacatgacaccaAACTCCATTTTGGTGCCTGTAGTTTCCCACAAACTGGACTGGGAACTGAGCTtggaacaaaggattcccactatatggaaaagctatataaggtgggagtgacatcatctcttggcctcgctccccacacaagagaactcctggaaacCCCTGAGaagcaaagactgaactgggggaagtgctggtccaggctaaagggatttctagacTGTGTATGGAAACGTGGTGGaatgcttgtatcatcagtcagggtcaGGTGTTGCTAATTCAAATCCTATCCATCTAGTATATTAGTCTTAGTttgagtttttgtttatttgccaggtaatctgctttgatctgtttgctatcacttaaaatctatctttttgtagttctGCTACTGAaggcttggtcctgctagtgaaggagggggctggacttgatgaccttccggggtcccttccagttctaggagataaaaatatatctattttatttagttcaataaacttgtttaatgttttaatctaaaccactGTGCCTTTACGTAAAGTGTCGGGGGGTAATTTCAGCTTGGTTAACACAAGCTTATTGTGCATATCTTTCCCACATTGAGGGGAAAACAAGCTATATTAATGAGCTTACATTGTACACTGTGCAGTGTAAGATGGTATAATTCTGAGTTTACACTCCAGCAGAGGTGCATGGCTGGGTAGCTGGGCAATTGGCTGTTGTCTCCTGCTTGTCTtcgagtggcttaggtaaagcactaaggcagctcagttgggtgtgtggtgccacctgctgtCGTGTTGAGTGACAGCAGGGCCTGAAGCAGAGTGAGTTAGACCAGAGCAGTGTGAGTTAGACCAACCAGCTGCATGGTTAGGGGGCAAAGCGGTTCCCacggctcccagactgcacccagGGGGTGACAGCCCGTCACAGTGACAATTGGTTGCTTGGATCTTATCTATTTCTGGGAGAGCAGAGTGTGTTTATAAGGCTATTTTCACAGCTTCCCCAGTCAAGTGAAAAAGACAAAATCCAACCTCTCTTTATGCAGCCAATGTTTTACTCTATTACCGCATATATATACAAAAAGCCAAACAGTCCGTGTATCAGGATTTCCCAGTATTGTGAAACACATGGTGACAGCTCTGATTGCATCTTATCAACGTAAGGAAATTTGTTTGTTTCATAAGGGGAAATCCCTAGTGAACATTCAGTGGGCAGTGATGTACAGGACAGCAAGGCTACACTATCTACACAACACTCCCCAAATGCTTAGACAGAACCAAAGGCATCAAACTGAACAGCTGAAATGTTAATTGGAAAGCTATCCAGAAACAAAGCCCAGCCATGCATTTGCAGTCTAAACGGCTTTTATTTTAGAAGAAGGGAaaataagaaagaacaaaagcaaagtcTCCAGGAGACAGAGCACAGCCTTTGCTTCTGTTCCTTAAAGTCTGCAGCTGAACCAAACACAAAAAGGTAGCTCTCCATAGATGGCAGACACCTAGATATTTAAAGGTGCATTACAGAGAAAAACTCCTAATTGTTACCATGTTGCATACACATTAATTGCATTAAGAGGAAGCTGCTCTCCAAGCGGAAcaacatttgttttctttctcacaGTCGGGAAATCACAGCAAGAGATGGACTAAAACCAGGATCACAGAACGGAACAGCTCTGAAATTTGGAGACATTCAGATCCAAATCTGAATTTGCAAGCGTGGGCCCATCTCTCATCTTAACCACATTAATATTAAttgtcccttaaaaaaaaaaaaagcacttgagAGAAGAACACAAACCGTCCAACTTTTAAAAAACGGATCCGGCCAGGAGAGCAGAAGTCCTGACAGCACACAGTCACTTGATGAAGGGGTGGTAGCACCTGCAGTGGCAAGGGAGGACACAGCTAGGCAGGGCACCCGCCTGGTTTTTAGACCATTTTGGGATTTCCGTTCCCCGAGTGTCTGGAGATGGATTTGATGGCAGACGTGACAAGCTTGGTGTCTCAAGAAGAGGAGGGAGCCACCCAGTGATCTCCTCACAACTCGGATCTCTCTCCTTCACCTGTGTTCCAGTGGGTGCCTGGGGCAGCTCAGTTAGCTGGAGAGGCGCTGTGCTATCAGTGGTGGCCGCAGGTGGAAATGGATGAGAAACGATCAAGTGAAAACTAGTGGCTGCAAAAAGAGGGGGGTATCTCccaccctcaggcaggggagaccCTGTCCACAAAAACACAGAAtgtgcattaaaaacaaacaaacatatggCAAAAAACCatctaagggcttgcctacatgaaCATTTCATTTGCAGCAAGCTGGGTTGCGAGTCTACCTCACAATAGCCCGGCACGCACTATCTGTGTGGCCACTGCTGATGGACACTAACGGTTCATTAGTGTGCTTCAACCTACTCCCCTTTCAACGTGCACTAACGAACTGTTAGTGGGTGTCAGGCGGGTCCACGGTTAGTGCGTGTCAGGTGAGCGAGGGATAGGTTCACACCTCAGCTTGCCATAAACTAAATCTTCACATGGACAAAAGTCCTTTGTAGCCTAATCAGAGCTGAATGCTCACCTCCGTGGGAGCAGCCTGCAGCTGTCCTCCAGCTGGGCTAAACCGGCCTAAATTTCATTTCAGAGAACTTATAGGAATAGCCATGACCTTTTCCTGCCAACCAGTTTATGCCAGTAGCATGCTTCTCTTGTCTCTCCCGCCAGTAAAACCCATTCAGGTTGGAGTGATGACATCCATTGTACCACCAGGCCCCCAGGTAGGCTGTAGCACAGTTGTCTGTGCTCTGATCATTGTCACCGTCCTTGGTTGAAAAGGCCATGCCCTTGTGAACCGATAGAGAATCCCCTGGGGAAAAACACAAATGCCGTTGTTTCCATTTATTGCTGATCTCTCTTGGAGACTGTAccactttagatgcctaaatgggagcGAAGGTCTTTAGCAAACCTGGCCCATAAAAACAACCCCTATTAACtggttttgttcatttttaatctTTGCATTCTGCATGCACGTTGAGGGTTATGCTAGCTGAATTACACAAATGGATTGTATGAACAAATTGTCCCTGTGGGTACTGACTGTAGTTATCGCACTGTGAAATGTAGGTGCGGATTCAAAGGTTCCGAAAAATAATGCTTTTCTTAACGACATATATTCACCCCATGTCAGCTAGCATCGCTGTATGTAATTGTAatttttttccaggaaaaaaagCTGTTTTTATCAAACAATTAGCCTACTTgctttggtgggggggggggggggagaaatcccaTAATTTTGGGCAGGGAAGTATTTGGGGTTTATGAGTATTTTGCTCCCCACTCTCCTAAAATGGAGAGCCATCAACCTCCTCATGTGTTGCCAATAGAGCGAATGAGGTTATCGTACTTAAAAATCTCCATCATTCTCGATATTACTCTGGAAATTGGTGGGAGGGTTGGGGAAAGACTGGTTTACATTGAAGGCATTAGCCTGGGTCAGATAGGTATGACTGTGGCAAACCAGCTCAAACTCTCTACTCCCAATGGGACCCTCCTAGAATTGCAGATCCATTATAATTTTATCAGGTTCAGAATTCCTAAAAACAATCTTTAGTTGCCTCTCCAGATGTACAGCTCTAGAAGATCTGAGAGCAAATATTATAAAGTATAACGGCTGAACAGCAATCCTTTTCTCTAAATCCACAGATTGCTTGAGGAGACCTCTTAATAATGCAGTGTCTAGGTCTACAGTTACCAGAGCTTCTACCATTACATTTAATGCAATGCTTTAAGGGCACATATTTCCCAAAGAGGCTTTGCCCACAGGGAGTAATTTATTTTGCTTCTGGCAGAGGATACCCTCCGTTTCTCTTCAGCGTGCAGGATTTCCAGCTGCTATGACCACTAGAGAATAAATCCAGAACCCACCTGCAGTCCCACCAAGAAAGTCTCCAAGGATCAGCTTGTATTTCTCAGTCTCCCCTAATATTTTGAATGACTTGTACTTGGCAAATACACGGTTGTCTTCAAAATCCCTGAGATCAATGCGCAGTTCATGGGTTCCTATTACAAAACAATTTGATAATAAAATGGTCAGCAGATTCCATTAAGGTTTTTGCACAGACTTTGCTGGTGGATCTTGGCCATGGGCGATTCAGGTGCACGTGTACCATGCACAATTGCTTTTACTAACTGTTTCAATCTGCTAATCCCATTCCTCTCTGGAGTTTATTTATGATCGTTTTTCCTGGCAGGGTTGTAAAGAGACAGATGCCTTTGACAGCACTTCCAACCCTGCTCTGTaccctgtgactgtggggaaggACTTGGTGGAAAATAATATATAGCATTTTTctaggggctgatccaaagtccTCTGAAGGCAAGTAAAGACACCCAGGTACTTTGGATCAAATCCCCAGTGTATTTTATCTGTGTGTTAACAGGCTTTGCAAAGCACCATTATCCCCCTTTACAAATGGGATAACTATTTCTCAGAGTGTTCAGTAGCAGAGACAGGACTAGAAGCAGGAGTCTTGGCTGCCCACCCTCACTCCAGCCAATCAGTCATCTCCAGCAGCAGGTACCACTCTAGGGTCTGTTTctaagggaagaggtggagaagggcTTACTTGAAACAActataagaaaaaaaatgcatcagTGATTTATTCACCAATTGACGTCAGCAGGTGGATATTGTCGTTCCCCAGCCAGAATTCTGACAGCCGACTGCCAAAACCTCTCTTGTACGAATTCCAATCGCGGAAAAAATCCACCAAACCATCCACCCGTTTCTGGAAAACCTGCAGGGAAACGAAAGGGACTTAGCTATCAAATTTCCCATTTTGTTCCCCTTTCCTTAGGACAGGCTCCAATTTACATTGGCCAAATCCACTTCAGTATTATGTGGCTAAGCACAGCTCTGCTGTCGTCGGAGTGGTGTGGTTTGAATACTTCCCTTAGGTCAAAGGACACAGGGATGCAAAGTGGAAACGGTCCAGCAGTTACGGTTACATTCAGTATGGTCACTGTGTCCACCAGCGTGGGTGAGATCGGGCTGCAGCACTAAACTTCTAGTAGGAGAAAATATTATGGTTGGTTGGGATTTTTAAGAGGGCTCAGTGTCAAACTAATTctgttcccactgatgtcaaggggGAAACTCACTTGGACTGCAGCGGGAGCAGACTTAGTCCAATGCGAAGTACTTCTGAAAACCAAGCTGTGCAGTTCCAGCGATTGCTTTGgacacaaaggcccagatcctcaaaggtatttaggcaccaactcccattgaaattaatgggagtttagctctgaaatacctttgaagatcaggGCCTAGGTGCACAGAACTACTCATAACACTTTCCTCCCTTCCTGGCTAGATACATCACTCCTGAAAAACGCAGGCGTATCTTACGCCTGCAATAAGCCATGCCATCACGTGATATAGAGAGTGGTTTCCAGAAAAGGCGTGGAAGACGCT
This window encodes:
- the LOC135891152 gene encoding ficolin-2-like, with the protein product MGRAAQKTLLSLLCITAVVCADKDTCPDVRIVGLSGSEKLTVLQGCPGIPGAAGPKGEPGVAGMKGMFPERGTQGIPGKVGPAGMKGEKGDAGRTGLKGDNGAPGASATIGEKQLDDALCRKGARDCKQLLSEGNSLSGWYTIFTQDCVAMTVLCDMDTDGGGWIVFQKRVDGLVDFFRDWNSYKRGFGSRLSEFWLGNDNIHLLTSIGTHELRIDLRDFEDNRVFAKYKSFKILGETEKYKLILGDFLGGTAGDSLSVHKGMAFSTKDGDNDQSTDNCATAYLGAWWYNGCHHSNLNGFYWRERQEKHATGINWLAGKGHGYSYKFSEMKFRPV